DNA sequence from the Halorussus sp. MSC15.2 genome:
GGTGACGAACGCGCCGGTCCTGAGGATGGGTTCGGCGTCGAACCGCCACGCAATCTGTTGGGCGATGTTGCCGTAGCCGACGACGAGGACGCTGGCGACGAGGACGTGGCTCGGCAGTCCCGCGAACGAGGTCAGGAGCGCGATTGCGGCCGCCGCGAAGCCGAAGGCGGCCAGACCGTGGAGGCGACCCTCCTGCCGGTCGGCAGGTCGGGCGAACAACTCGAACACCGGTCCGTCGGTGACCGAGAGCGCGCCCACGGCGACCGCACCGAACGCGATAGCCGACGCCCACTCCAGTATCGGAGCCGCGAGCGCCAGCGTCGAGACGGCGGCGTACGCCGCCGCACGCCGAACTCTGGTAGTCACGTTAGTCGTCCGTTCCGCCGACGCCCACTTAATCCTCCCGAAGCGAGAGACCGCGTCCGGCGTCGAACCGTCTGACGAGCGTCCGACGACCAGCGAAAGCGGACTCGCCGGAACGCGGCGCGCAGGTCGGAACTCCGTCCGTGACGTTTAGGACGATGGGCCGCGAATCGTCGCCAGTGGGACTGTACGACAGGTATCTCGCCGCCCGCCTCCGGAGACACGAGGCCGACTCGCCCAGTCACGTCGCCGTCAACATCACCGAGCGTGACTTGCTCGAACAGGGCGCGTACACGACGCTCGAAGCCTTCTTCGAGTGGGCGTTCGAGTACGGGGCCGAACGCATCACCGTCTACGTCAGCGTCCTCGACCCCGAAGCGGCCCCGACGCTCCGGCGCGAGTTGGACCAAGTGTCTGCCCCGCGCCAGTTGGCGGTCCGGGGTCCCGACGACACCCAGCGCGCCGACGCCCCGATTCAGGTCTCCATCGGCTTGGGCGGCAAACACGAGTTCGCAGGCGCAGTGCGGAAGATAGCCGAGAACGTCCGCGACGGCGAGTTGACCGCCGAGCAGGTGGACGAGTCCGACGTGGAGGAGCATCTGGTGTTCCCCGAGAACCCCGACCTCGTGCTGAAGACCGGCGCGGAGCGACTCTCGGACTTCATGATATGGCAGTCGGTGTACTCGGAACTCTATTTCACCGACGTGAACTGGCGGGACTTCCGGAAGCGAGAGTACCTTCGGGCGCTGCTCGACTACAAGAATCGCCAGCGACGGTTCGGCCGGTAACTCACTCCACAGACGACCGCTCGCCCTCCACGTCCAACTCCTCGATACCTAACTCCTCGGCCCCCAGTTCCTCGACGTTCGACTCCTCGGGCAGCGTCCCGCGGAATCGGTCGATTATCCGGCGGGCCTCCTCCAGTTCCACGCCGCCGAGTTCCCGGACCAGCGCCAGCGCGCGCTTGGCCTTCGCGCGACGCCACGACTCCTCGCGCGACTCGTAGGTCCGAATGCCTCGGAGGAAGTCCACCTTCGAGAACTCGGGCCAGTAGGGCGTGCAGAAGAAGACCGCCGCCTCGTTGCCGTTGGCGTGCCACGGCAGGAAGTTAGAGGTGCGCTCGTCGCCGCCGGTCCGGATGATGAGGTCCACGTCGCGGACCGGACTGTCGTACAGCCGATTCTCTATCTCGGAAACGTCGATGTCCGCGGGGTCCAACTCGTCGTCTTCGACCGCGCTCGCCACGTCGCGGGTAGCGTTGAGGAGTTCGTTCCGACCGCCGTAGGCCAGCGCGACGTTGAGGGTGAACGAGTCGTAGTCCGCAGTCCGGCCCTCGGCGTAGTCGATGGCCTCCCGGACGCGCTCGGGAAGCGCCTCCCGGTCGCCGATGGCACGGATGCAGACCTCGCCGTCGTGGACGCGGTCGTCGTCGCCGAAGTCGTACAACTTCTCCTCCAGCAGGTCGAACAGCGCTTCGTTCTCGTGGTCGGGGCGGTCGAAGTTCTCGGTCGAGAACGCGTACAGCGTCAACTCCTCGACGCCCATGTCCTGACACCAGTTCAGCACTCGCTCTGTCGTCTGAGCACCAGCGCGGTGGCCGTCGGGCGCGTCTTCGCCCTGCTTGCTGGCGTACCGTCTGTTACCGTCTTGAATGACCGCGACGTGCGTCGGCGCGCCGGATATCTCTCGTCTGAGAAGACGTTCGTATGCGGCCTGAACTCGCCGCTGTACCCACTGGAACATCCGTTGTTGGGACGGACACGACCGAGAGCAATTAGCCTTTTGACCCCGAACCCTCCGGGACGCGACCTGTCGGCCCTATAGCTTCAGCTAGTTGCATACCTTTTTAAGCATGGGGCGACTTGAACCAGAACGCAATGGCGAAAGGTACGGTCGATTTCTTCAACGACACTGGCGGTTACGGTTTCATCGACACTGAGGATGCCGACGAAGACGTGTTCTTCCACATGGAAGACATCGGCGGTCCGGACCTCGAAGAGGGGCAGGAAGTCGAGTTCGAAATAGAGCAGGCGGACAAGGGTCCGCGAGCGAAGAACCTCAAACGCCTGTAAAACGTAACGCGCGAAATTGAGCTTTTATTGACGCAGACCGGATAGCGACAGCGTTATCGGCGAACCGTAGCGCGTTTAACCGGCGGACGGCTTGCTCCACACATGGACGACGCAGTCGACGAGGACCTCTACCGTCGGACCGAGCAGTTACTCGAACCGGGCGACATCGAACTCAACGGGGCCATCGTTCGGACCGACCTCGGCAGCGACGAGGAGACCGAGATGCATCAAGCGACCGTCGATATCGGCGAGATAATCGCCGAACACGCGGGCTACGACTCGAAGGACACGTTCGTCTACTCCGGGACCGACGACACCGACTTCGCCTCGAACCAGCATCAGGGACTGACGCTCGACGACGAGTCGTTCGTCTGGGAGTGCCAGCAACTCCTCCGCGACGGCACCTTCGACGTGGTGTTCTACTACGAGGCCAGCGCCGACCACGAGTCCATCCTCGAAGATGTGCGCGACCTCGGGTTCGACGTCGTCGGTGTCGAGGGGTGACCCGACACTTGCAGATTCCAGCAGAATGTGTCTCGTTTGGAAGGGTTTACGTACCGTCCGAACTTAGCTCCCGACAACAACGGTGCGATGGGTGCATTACAGGGTGAAATCATGAATATCGAACTCTCTCTCTCTGACACACGAACCGGGGGTCGATTCCCGTGAGTGCGGCGACGGGCGTCGTCTCGGGGATTCGTATCAGCCACGACCGCGCGAGTCTGGACGCGGTCGAAGCGGCCTGCCACCCCGACGAAGAGGCGATTCTCCAGCGACTGCTGGACGTGCCGGGCGTCCACGAGGCGTTCGTACTCCAGACGTGCAACCGCTTCGAGGCTTACGTCGTCACCGACGCCGACGCGGCCGGACAGGCGGTATTGGACGATTTCGCGCCCGACGTGGGCGGCCACTCGGTCGTGGAGATGGGCCACGAGCAGAGTCTCCGCCACCTGCTGCGGGTGGCGGCCGGACTCGAATCGCTCGTCCTCGGCGAGGACCAGATTCTCGGACAGATTCGAGACGCCTACACGCTGGCCCACGAGAGCGGCGCGCTCGGCCCGATGCTCGACGTGGCCGTGACCAAGGCCATCCACGTCGGCGAACGCGCCCGGACCGAGACCGACATCAACGACGGCGCGGTGTCGGTCGGGAGCGCGGCGGTGAAACTGCTGGCCGCCGAGTCCGACCTCGAGGACGCCACCGCGCTCGTCGTCGGCGCGGGCGAGATGGGAACCATCGCCGCCCACGCGCTCGCCGACACCGATATCCAGAGGCTCTACGTCGCCAATCGGTCGTTCGACGGTGCTGTCGAGGTGACGGACGTCGTGGACCACGACGACGTCCGCGCGGTCACCCTCGACGAACTCGGCGAGACGCTCGACGCCGCAGACGTGGTGGTCTCCGCGACGGGGAGCGAGAGTCACGTCATCGACGCCGACGACTTCCACGACACGGGCGAAGTGCGGGTCGTAGACATCGCCCAACCCCGGGACGTTTCGCCCGCGGCCAACGCCGTGAACGGCGTGACCGTCCACGGGATGGCCGCGCT
Encoded proteins:
- a CDS encoding undecaprenyl diphosphate synthase family protein, encoding MGLYDRYLAARLRRHEADSPSHVAVNITERDLLEQGAYTTLEAFFEWAFEYGAERITVYVSVLDPEAAPTLRRELDQVSAPRQLAVRGPDDTQRADAPIQVSIGLGGKHEFAGAVRKIAENVRDGELTAEQVDESDVEEHLVFPENPDLVLKTGAERLSDFMIWQSVYSELYFTDVNWRDFRKREYLRALLDYKNRQRRFGR
- the uppS gene encoding polyprenyl diphosphate synthase, producing the protein MFQWVQRRVQAAYERLLRREISGAPTHVAVIQDGNRRYASKQGEDAPDGHRAGAQTTERVLNWCQDMGVEELTLYAFSTENFDRPDHENEALFDLLEEKLYDFGDDDRVHDGEVCIRAIGDREALPERVREAIDYAEGRTADYDSFTLNVALAYGGRNELLNATRDVASAVEDDELDPADIDVSEIENRLYDSPVRDVDLIIRTGGDERTSNFLPWHANGNEAAVFFCTPYWPEFSKVDFLRGIRTYESREESWRRAKAKRALALVRELGGVELEEARRIIDRFRGTLPEESNVEELGAEELGIEELDVEGERSSVE
- a CDS encoding cold-shock protein, translating into MAKGTVDFFNDTGGYGFIDTEDADEDVFFHMEDIGGPDLEEGQEVEFEIEQADKGPRAKNLKRL
- a CDS encoding DUF5778 family protein, coding for MDDAVDEDLYRRTEQLLEPGDIELNGAIVRTDLGSDEETEMHQATVDIGEIIAEHAGYDSKDTFVYSGTDDTDFASNQHQGLTLDDESFVWECQQLLRDGTFDVVFYYEASADHESILEDVRDLGFDVVGVEG
- the hemA gene encoding glutamyl-tRNA reductase; the protein is MSAATGVVSGIRISHDRASLDAVEAACHPDEEAILQRLLDVPGVHEAFVLQTCNRFEAYVVTDADAAGQAVLDDFAPDVGGHSVVEMGHEQSLRHLLRVAAGLESLVLGEDQILGQIRDAYTLAHESGALGPMLDVAVTKAIHVGERARTETDINDGAVSVGSAAVKLLAAESDLEDATALVVGAGEMGTIAAHALADTDIQRLYVANRSFDGAVEVTDVVDHDDVRAVTLDELGETLDAADVVVSATGSESHVIDADDFHDTGEVRVVDIAQPRDVSPAANAVNGVTVHGMAALESVTDETERRRRAAAESVEAMIDREFDHLLESYKRKRADEVISAMYESAERVKERQLSEAFSKLDAHGDLNDDQREVVSSLADALVSQLLAPPTSSLRDAAAEDDWGTINTALQLFDPDFGEDGGPPEFVREQFDDGDVPDEVAEQMPDDVRTMIAGDDD